In the genome of Metabacillus litoralis, the window AATGGATCGTTTTCGATATAAAGTCTATTTTCTTTTGTCGTAAGTTTATAATTATTATTGTAAATTGTATTCCAAGGTGCTGCATCAATCCCTAAATGCGTTGATATTTTAACTCTAGCAAAAAATCTTGTTAGATCATCTAAATACTTTTGATCACCAAATCTATTATTAGAAGATTCTTTAAAGCACCATTCTATACATTTTTCCTTCCACCACTTAAGTGCCTCACGACCATAATGATCGTTTTTAAATCCTACTAGACCAGCTTGAAATTTACCGTATTTTTCCTCAACCCACTCTAAATCTCTTTGAGGACATAAATAAATTGATTTTTCTCCCCACTCCCTGAAAATAGGTTCGGGATTTGAGAAGAAAAACAAATCTCCATCTACATATACAATTGAAGGTAAACTGTAGCTTTCTAGCAAATATTCCATTAGCGGTGCCTTTAAAGTCCAACAATATTCATTCGTTTGTCTGGTTTTTTTCACCTTCTTTAGTCTGTTATCTTCCAAATCTTGCACTTTAACTAAAACCATATTTTCTAGAGATAGTTTATTGAAAATCGAATAGGTCGCCTCATCGATACAACAAACAAATAAATGAAATTCATTAGTAAAATTCTTTATTGATTCATATAAAGCAAGAACTTTAAAAATATACTCTTTCCCAGAAATTACACAAAAGTTATATCGTTTACTTTCTATATTTGGTTCTTCTAACTTCACTTTTGTTTTAGATAACTGATCATACATATTGTCATTTGTATGTTCTAATGTATCCTTCATTTGATGACTAGTTAGAATCATAGGTTCCTCAAGTTCGTCATAACGGTGGAAACTGTTACTTGAAACATCATTACTTACCTTTTCTTCACTTTCGTTGTTCCACCATAACTTGAAATTATTGACTAATTTCCCAATGTAATCACTCATTTTGAATATTTCCCCTTTTCCTATGACTTCCATATTTTATTAGCTTCAACTAAATCTTTCGGGGTATCAATCGACATCCATAATCCATCATGTTCATAGATTGCTAGCTCTTCATCTTTAATCAGATTCTTTAAAGGATCCTCCTCAAGAACACACTCTGGGTCATCACTTAAATAATGAAAGAAGTCTCGATTACATACGAAGAATCCTCCATTAATGATCGAGTTCATCTCAGGTTTTTCTACAAATTTTGTTGCAATCCCATCTTCTACTTCCAGAATTCCGTATTGACTTTGTTTTCTTATTCCTGTAAGAGTCACTGTTTTTCCTTTTTCCTTATGAAACTGAATCAATTTATCAATATTAATATCTGATAATCCATCCCCATAAGTGAGCAAAAAGATATCATCATCAACATATTTCTCAATATTTTTTATTCTAGCGCCAGTCATTGTTTCTAAACCTGTATCTGCAAATGTTATGGACCAATCTTCAATATTAGTAAGTGGAATAGGTTTGTTCTCGTTTAATACTAGCTCTAAATCACTTTCCTTCCACTTGTAATCAATAAAATATTCTTTAATTTTTTCCCCTTGATATCCAAGTGGCAAGATAAATTCATTATATCCATATTGACTATACAATTTCATAATATGCCAAATAATAGGTTTCTCATTCACTCGTGCCAATGCCTTTGGTATATTTTCTTCCAATCCTCTCATTCTAAGTCCCTTACCACCGCACAAAATAACAACTTTCATTATCATCACCCTTTCTATCTATTTATTGCATATGCTATTCCGTTTTTTACTTTATTGTATGAGGTACATATACTAAAAGAGAGAAAAACCCTACTAACAAACTAGTAATAGTAGGTGATTGACATACAATATTTATTTAAAAACAGGAAATATTGTCCCTTTTTTAATGTTTAGACCTTTCTAATTTACTAAGGGCTAATAGAGTCTTCCCGTTACTTTTGTGTCATTTGGATATCTCGACCTAATGCTTTGAGCAGTTTCTGCTTTAGATATAACAAGAAAATATTTAGCTTTTTCACTTTATATCTTTTTGTACTAATACCTTTAACAAGACTTAACCCTTCTTTAAAACGGTTCGTTTTTATAAGTCTATCAGCATAGTCCAGTTCTAATTTAACCAAATATTCCTTTAGTTCACTTGATGCCACTACCTCTTTACTTTCTATAATGTTTTTAATCGTTTCAATTATTGGATAGGGTTGTGGTGTATAGAGAATTGTGCACATGCTGTTTGGTAGTCCGCGATAGTAAGTAA includes:
- a CDS encoding sugar phosphate nucleotidyltransferase; translation: MKVVILCGGKGLRMRGLEENIPKALARVNEKPIIWHIMKLYSQYGYNEFILPLGYQGEKIKEYFIDYKWKESDLELVLNENKPIPLTNIEDWSITFADTGLETMTGARIKNIEKYVDDDIFLLTYGDGLSDINIDKLIQFHKEKGKTVTLTGIRKQSQYGILEVEDGIATKFVEKPEMNSIINGGFFVCNRDFFHYLSDDPECVLEEDPLKNLIKDEELAIYEHDGLWMSIDTPKDLVEANKIWKS